Proteins encoded in a region of the Canis lupus familiaris isolate Mischka breed German Shepherd chromosome 1, alternate assembly UU_Cfam_GSD_1.0, whole genome shotgun sequence genome:
- the THAP8 gene encoding THAP domain-containing protein 8 isoform X2, producing MPKYCRAPNCSNTAGRLGADNRPVSFYKFPLKDGPRLQAWLRHMGHEDWVPSCHHHLCSEHFTPSCFQWRWGVRYLRPDAVPSIFSPAPPAKRQQSSRSTEKPVESPSSPEAMPLSPDPTVSASGPMHLAVLGSASGGPEATATMFLTSLPPPPAPARPQPGVQAQNSLAGLGSVLGALQKRVWRLQRHHEQHQVQLQALEQLVQQLCKEGLPARRSRACYACFLDVRNPIICGGPDIAVVIAQRPTPPTLDAKPELLDTETPSAKDQDR from the exons GTTCCCACTGAAGGATGGCCCCCGGCTGCAGGCCTGGCTGAGGCACATGGGCCATGAGGACTGGGTGCCCAGCTGCCACCACCATCTGTGCAGTGAGCACTTCACACCTTCCTGCTTCCAGTGGCGCTGGGGTGTGCGCTACCTGCGGCCTGATGCAGTGCCATCCATTTTCTCCCCAGCACCACCTGCTAAG AGGCAGCAGAGTTCCCGAAGCACTGAGAAGCCAGTCGAGTCTCCCTCTTCACCAGAGGCCATGCCCCTGTCTCCGGATCCAACTGTCTCAGCCTCTGGCCCTATGCATCTTGCGGTACTGGGGTCAGCATCTGGAGGCCCTGAAGCCACGGCCACCATGTTCCtgacctccctgccccctcctcctgctcctgccagGCCACAGCCTGGAGTCCAGGCCCAGAACTccctggctgggctgggcagTGTCCTGGGAGCACTGCAGAAGCGGGTGTGGAGGCTGCAGCGGCACCATGAGCAGCATCAGGTGCAGCTGCAGGCCCTAGAACAGCTGGTACAGCAGCTGTGCAAGGAGGGCCTGCCAGCTAGGCGCTCCAGGGCCTGCTATGCCTG CTTCCTGGATGTGAGGAATCCCATCATCTGTGGAGGGCCTGACATAGCTGTGGTCATTGCCCAGAGGCCTACACCTCCCACACTGGATGCCAAGCCTGAGCTCCTGGACACTGAGACCCCCAGTGCTAAGGACCAGGATAGATAA
- the THAP8 gene encoding THAP domain-containing protein 8 isoform X5: MGHEDWVPSCHHHLCSEHFTPSCFQWRWGVRYLRPDAVPSIFSPAPPAKRQQSSRSTEKPVESPSSPEAMPLSPDPTVSASGPMHLAVLGSASGGPEATATMFLTSLPPPPAPARPQPGVQAQNSLAGLGSVLGALQKRVWRLQRHHEQHQVQLQALEQLVQQLCKEGLPARRSRACYACFLDVRNPIICGGPDIAVVIAQRPTPPTLDAKPELLDTETPSAKDQDR; encoded by the exons ATGGGCCATGAGGACTGGGTGCCCAGCTGCCACCACCATCTGTGCAGTGAGCACTTCACACCTTCCTGCTTCCAGTGGCGCTGGGGTGTGCGCTACCTGCGGCCTGATGCAGTGCCATCCATTTTCTCCCCAGCACCACCTGCTAAG AGGCAGCAGAGTTCCCGAAGCACTGAGAAGCCAGTCGAGTCTCCCTCTTCACCAGAGGCCATGCCCCTGTCTCCGGATCCAACTGTCTCAGCCTCTGGCCCTATGCATCTTGCGGTACTGGGGTCAGCATCTGGAGGCCCTGAAGCCACGGCCACCATGTTCCtgacctccctgccccctcctcctgctcctgccagGCCACAGCCTGGAGTCCAGGCCCAGAACTccctggctgggctgggcagTGTCCTGGGAGCACTGCAGAAGCGGGTGTGGAGGCTGCAGCGGCACCATGAGCAGCATCAGGTGCAGCTGCAGGCCCTAGAACAGCTGGTACAGCAGCTGTGCAAGGAGGGCCTGCCAGCTAGGCGCTCCAGGGCCTGCTATGCCTG CTTCCTGGATGTGAGGAATCCCATCATCTGTGGAGGGCCTGACATAGCTGTGGTCATTGCCCAGAGGCCTACACCTCCCACACTGGATGCCAAGCCTGAGCTCCTGGACACTGAGACCCCCAGTGCTAAGGACCAGGATAGATAA
- the CLIP3 gene encoding CAP-Gly domain-containing linker protein 3 gives MTKTDPAPMAPPLRGEEEEEEEEDELVPEAPSPTQERRQKPVVHPSAPAPLPKDYAFTFFDPNDPACQEILFDPQTTIPELFAIVRQWVPQVQHKIDVIGNEILRRGCHVNDRDGLTDMTLLHYACKAGAHGVGDPAAAVRLSQQLLALGADVTLRSRWTNMNALHYAAYFDVPDLVRVLLKGARPRVVNSTCSDFNHGSALHIAASNLCLGAAKCLLEHGANPALRNRKGQVPAEVVPDPMDMSLDKAEAALVAKELRTLLEEAVPLSCALPKVTLPNYDNVPGNLMLSALGLRLGDRVLLDGQKTGTLRFCGTTEFASGQWVGVELDEPEGKNDGSVGGVRYFICPPKQGLFASVSKISKVVDAPPSSVTSTPRTPRMDFSRVTGKGRREHKGKKKPPSSPSLGSLQQREGAKAEVGDQVLVAGQKQGIVRFYGKTDFAPGYWYGIELDQPTGKHDGSVFGVRYFTCPPRHGVFAPASRIQRIGGSTDPPGDNVGAKKVHQVTMTQPKRTFTTVRTPKDIASENSISRLLFCCWFPWMLRAEMQS, from the exons ATGACTAAGACAGATCCCGCTCCGATGGCCCCTCCACTCcggggggaggaagaagaagaggaggaggaggatgagctGGTCCCCgaggcccccagccccacccaggagCGCCGGCAGAAGCCTGTTGTGCACCCCTCggcacctgcccccctccccaaggaCTACG CCTTCACATTCTTCGATCCCAATGACCCGGCGTGCCAGGAGATTCTTTTTGACCCCCAGACCACCATCCCTGAACTGTTCGCCATTGTGCGCCAGTGGGTGCCCCAAGTCCAGCACAAGATCGATGTTATTGGCAACGAG ATTCTGCGTCGAGGCTGCCACGTGAATGATCGAGATGGGCTGACCGACATGACACTGCTCCACTACGCGTGCAAGGCTGGGGCCCACGGAGTTG GGGACCCCGCTGCGGCTGTGCGCCTTTCGCAGCAGCTGCTGGCGTTGGGCGCCGACGTAACACTGCGCAGCCGTTGGACCAACATGAATGCGCTTCACTACGCTGCCTACTTCGACGTGCCCGACCTCGTGCGAGTGCTGCTTAAGGGTGCTCGGCCGAGAG TGGTGAACTCCACGTGCAGTGACTTCAACCACGGCTCAGCCCTGCACATCGCAGCCTCCAACCTGTGCCTGGGTGCCGCCAAATGTTTGCTGGAGCATGGTGCCAACCCTGCGCTGCGG AACCGAAAGGGTCAAGTGCCAGCAGAGGTGGTCCCAGACCCCATGGACATGTCCCTGGACAAGGCAGAGGCAGCACTGGTGGCCAAGGAGCTGCGAACACTGCTGGAGGAGGCCGTGCCActctcctgtgccctccccaaGGTCACACTACCGAACTATGACAACGTCCCAGGCAATCTGATGCTCAGTGCATTGGGCCTGCGTCTGGGAGACCGCGTGCTGCTGGATGGCCAGAAG ACGGGCACACTTCGGTTCTGCGGGACCACGGAGTTCGCCAGTGGCCAGTGGGTGGGCGTGGAGCTGGATGAACCTGAGGGCAAGAATGATGGCAGTGTTGGGGGCGTCCGGTACTTCATCTGCCCTCCCAAGCAGG GTCTCTTTGCCTCTGTGTCCAAGATCTCCAAGGTAGTGGACGCACCCCCCTCCTCTGTCACCTCCACACCTCGGACTCCTCGGATGGACTTTTCCCGTGTCACTGGCAAAGGCCGCAGGGAACACAAAG GCAAGAAGAAGCCCCCGTCCTCCCCGTCTCTGGGCAGCCTGCAGCAGCGGGAGGGAGCCAAGGCTGAGGTCGGAGACCAAGTCCTTGTTGCCGGCCAGAAGCAAGGGATTGTGCGCTTCTATGGGAAGACAGACTTTGCCCCGG GTTACTGGTATGGCATTGAGCTAGACCAGCCAACTGGCAAGCATGATGGCTCTGTCTTCGGTGTCCGGTACTTCACCTGCCCCCCACGGCATGGAGTCTTTGCGCCAGCATCCCGAATTCAGAG GATTGGTGGATCCACTGACCCCCCTGGGGACAATGTCGGAGCCAAAAAAGTGCATCAAGTGACAA TGACACAGCCCAAACGCACTTTCACGACAGTCCGGACCCCAAAGGACATCGCATCAGAGAACTCCATCTCCAG GTTGCTCTTCTGCTGCTGGTTTCCCTGGATGCTGAGGGCGGAGATGCAGTCTTAG
- the ALKBH6 gene encoding alpha-ketoglutarate-dependent dioxygenase alkB homolog 6 isoform X5 produces the protein MGVFNSGIGGAAGGRTGCMELVSMEDQDARVPALEPYRVEQAPPVIYYVPDFISKEEEEYLLRQVFNAPKPKWTQLSGRKLQNWGGLPHPRGMVPERLPLWLQRYVDKVSDLSLFGGLPANHVLVNQYLPGEGIMPHEDGPLYYPTVSTISLGSHTMLDLYEPRQPKDDDPAEQPRAPPQPATSLLLEPRSLLVLRGTAYTRLLHGIAAARVDALDATSLPPNAAACPSARPGASLVRGTRVSLTIRRVPRVLRTGLLLSK, from the exons ATGGGGGTGTTTAATTCGGGTATTGGAGGGGCCGCTGGTGGACG gaCTGGGTGCATGGAGTTGGTGTCGATGGAAGATCAGGACGCCAGGGTCCCCGCCCTGGAACCGTACAGGGTGGAGCAG GCACCACCTGTAATCTACTATGTCCCTGACTTCATCtccaaggaagaggaagagtatTTGCTTCGACAG GTCTTCAATGCCCCAAAGCCAAAGTGGACCCAGCTCTCAGGGAGGAAGTTACAGAACTGGG GTGGGCTCCCCCATCCCCGGGGGATGGTTCCTGAGCGGCTGCCTCTGTGGCTCCAGCGCTACGTGGACAAAGTATCTGACCTCAGCCTTTTTGGGGGTCTCCCAGCCAACCACGTCCTTGTGAACCAGTATCTGCCTGGGGAGGGCATCATG CCCCACGAGGACGGGCCACTCTACTACCCGACCGTCAGCACCATCAGCCTGGGCTCCCACACCATGCTGGACCTCTACGAGCCGCGGCAGCCAAAGGATGATGACCCTGCCGAGCAG CCTCGGGCCCCGCCCCAGCCAGCCACCTCGCTGCTGCTGGAACCGCGCAGCCTGCTGGTGCTCCGAGGCACCGCCTACACGCGCCTCCTCCACGGCATCGCAGCTGCCCGCGTAGACGCGCTGGACGCCACCTCCCTGCCACCCAACGCCGCCGCCTGCCCGTCAGCGCGGCCCGGAGCCAGCCTGGTCCGTGGCACGCGCGTCTCGCTGACCATCCGCCGCGTGCCCCGCGTGCTGCGCACCGGCCTCCTGCTCAGCAAGTGA
- the ALKBH6 gene encoding alpha-ketoglutarate-dependent dioxygenase alkB homolog 6 isoform X6, producing MGVFNSGIGGAAGGRTGCMELVSMEDQDARVPALEPYRVEQAPPVIYYVPDFISKEEEEYLLRQVFNAPKPKWTQLSGRKLQNWGGLPHPRGMVPERLPLWLQRYVDKVSDLSLFGGLPANHVLVNQYLPGEGIMHHQPGLPHHAGPLRAAAAKG from the exons ATGGGGGTGTTTAATTCGGGTATTGGAGGGGCCGCTGGTGGACG gaCTGGGTGCATGGAGTTGGTGTCGATGGAAGATCAGGACGCCAGGGTCCCCGCCCTGGAACCGTACAGGGTGGAGCAG GCACCACCTGTAATCTACTATGTCCCTGACTTCATCtccaaggaagaggaagagtatTTGCTTCGACAG GTCTTCAATGCCCCAAAGCCAAAGTGGACCCAGCTCTCAGGGAGGAAGTTACAGAACTGGG GTGGGCTCCCCCATCCCCGGGGGATGGTTCCTGAGCGGCTGCCTCTGTGGCTCCAGCGCTACGTGGACAAAGTATCTGACCTCAGCCTTTTTGGGGGTCTCCCAGCCAACCACGTCCTTGTGAACCAGTATCTGCCTGGGGAGGGCATCATG CACCATCAGCCTGGGCTCCCACACCATGCTGGACCTCTACGAGCCGCGGCAGCCAAAGGATGA
- the ALKBH6 gene encoding alpha-ketoglutarate-dependent dioxygenase alkB homolog 6 isoform X1: MRRCGWSLGQRGNVLGAHCVWVAFEMPRTQVETKTGCMELVSMEDQDARVPALEPYRVEQAPPVIYYVPDFISKEEEEYLLRQVFNAPKPKWTQLSGRKLQNWGPHCPLPGGLPHPRGMVPERLPLWLQRYVDKVSDLSLFGGLPANHVLVNQYLPGEGIMPHEDGPLYYPTVSTISLGSHTMLDLYEPRQPKDDDPAEQVGPETLPQPLVGILTIHILQEGPNPSYLQASGPAPASHLAAAGTAQPAGAPRHRLHAPPPRHRSCPRRRAGRHLPATQRRRLPVSAARSQPGPWHARLADHPPRAPRAAHRPPAQQVMPGGLILGLSAS; encoded by the exons ATGAGACGTTGTGGATGGAGTTTGGGGCAGCGGGGCAATGTTCTGGGTGCTCACTGTGTCTGGGTGGCTTTCGAGATGCCGAGGACTCAGGTGGAAACCAA gaCTGGGTGCATGGAGTTGGTGTCGATGGAAGATCAGGACGCCAGGGTCCCCGCCCTGGAACCGTACAGGGTGGAGCAG GCACCACCTGTAATCTACTATGTCCCTGACTTCATCtccaaggaagaggaagagtatTTGCTTCGACAG GTCTTCAATGCCCCAAAGCCAAAGTGGACCCAGCTCTCAGGGAGGAAGTTACAGAACTGGG GACCCCATTGCCCTCTCCCAGGTGGGCTCCCCCATCCCCGGGGGATGGTTCCTGAGCGGCTGCCTCTGTGGCTCCAGCGCTACGTGGACAAAGTATCTGACCTCAGCCTTTTTGGGGGTCTCCCAGCCAACCACGTCCTTGTGAACCAGTATCTGCCTGGGGAGGGCATCATG CCCCACGAGGACGGGCCACTCTACTACCCGACCGTCAGCACCATCAGCCTGGGCTCCCACACCATGCTGGACCTCTACGAGCCGCGGCAGCCAAAGGATGATGACCCTGCCGAGCAGGTGGGCCCTGAGACCCTGCCCCAGCCACTCGTGGGCATTCTGACAATCCACATCCTCCAAGAGGGCCCCAACCCCTCCTACTTGCAAG CCTCGGGCCCCGCCCCAGCCAGCCACCTCGCTGCTGCTGGAACCGCGCAGCCTGCTGGTGCTCCGAGGCACCGCCTACACGCGCCTCCTCCACGGCATCGCAGCTGCCCGCGTAGACGCGCTGGACGCCACCTCCCTGCCACCCAACGCCGCCGCCTGCCCGTCAGCGCGGCCCGGAGCCAGCCTGGTCCGTGGCACGCGCGTCTCGCTGACCATCCGCCGCGTGCCCCGCGTGCTGCGCACCGGCCTCCTGCTCAGCAAGTGATGCCAGGTGGACTCATTCTGGGGCTCTCCGCCTCCTGA
- the ALKBH6 gene encoding alpha-ketoglutarate-dependent dioxygenase alkB homolog 6 isoform X2 produces the protein MRRCGWSLGQRGNVLGAHCVWVAFEMPRTQVETKTGCMELVSMEDQDARVPALEPYRVEQAPPVIYYVPDFISKEEEEYLLRQVFNAPKPKWTQLSGRKLQNWGPHCPLPGGLPHPRGMVPERLPLWLQRYVDKVSDLSLFGGLPANHVLVNQYLPGEGIMPHEDGPLYYPTVSTISLGSHTMLDLYEPRQPKDDDPAEQPPDFWGPADLEPAPQPRAPPQPATSLLLEPRSLLVLRGTAYTRLLHGIAAARVDALDATSLPPNAAACPSARPGASLVRGTRVSLTIRRVPRVLRTGLLLSK, from the exons ATGAGACGTTGTGGATGGAGTTTGGGGCAGCGGGGCAATGTTCTGGGTGCTCACTGTGTCTGGGTGGCTTTCGAGATGCCGAGGACTCAGGTGGAAACCAA gaCTGGGTGCATGGAGTTGGTGTCGATGGAAGATCAGGACGCCAGGGTCCCCGCCCTGGAACCGTACAGGGTGGAGCAG GCACCACCTGTAATCTACTATGTCCCTGACTTCATCtccaaggaagaggaagagtatTTGCTTCGACAG GTCTTCAATGCCCCAAAGCCAAAGTGGACCCAGCTCTCAGGGAGGAAGTTACAGAACTGGG GACCCCATTGCCCTCTCCCAGGTGGGCTCCCCCATCCCCGGGGGATGGTTCCTGAGCGGCTGCCTCTGTGGCTCCAGCGCTACGTGGACAAAGTATCTGACCTCAGCCTTTTTGGGGGTCTCCCAGCCAACCACGTCCTTGTGAACCAGTATCTGCCTGGGGAGGGCATCATG CCCCACGAGGACGGGCCACTCTACTACCCGACCGTCAGCACCATCAGCCTGGGCTCCCACACCATGCTGGACCTCTACGAGCCGCGGCAGCCAAAGGATGATGACCCTGCCGAGCAG CCCCCTGACTTCTGGGGACCCGCTGACCTTGAGCCCGCCCCGCAGCCTCGGGCCCCGCCCCAGCCAGCCACCTCGCTGCTGCTGGAACCGCGCAGCCTGCTGGTGCTCCGAGGCACCGCCTACACGCGCCTCCTCCACGGCATCGCAGCTGCCCGCGTAGACGCGCTGGACGCCACCTCCCTGCCACCCAACGCCGCCGCCTGCCCGTCAGCGCGGCCCGGAGCCAGCCTGGTCCGTGGCACGCGCGTCTCGCTGACCATCCGCCGCGTGCCCCGCGTGCTGCGCACCGGCCTCCTGCTCAGCAAGTGA
- the ALKBH6 gene encoding alpha-ketoglutarate-dependent dioxygenase alkB homolog 6 isoform X4 — protein sequence MRRCGWSLGQRGNVLGAHCVWVAFEMPRTQVETKTGCMELVSMEDQDARVPALEPYRVEQAPPVIYYVPDFISKEEEEYLLRQVFNAPKPKWTQLSGRKLQNWGGLPHPRGMVPERLPLWLQRYVDKVSDLSLFGGLPANHVLVNQYLPGEGIMPHEDGPLYYPTVSTISLGSHTMLDLYEPRQPKDDDPAEQPRAPPQPATSLLLEPRSLLVLRGTAYTRLLHGIAAARVDALDATSLPPNAAACPSARPGASLVRGTRVSLTIRRVPRVLRTGLLLSK from the exons ATGAGACGTTGTGGATGGAGTTTGGGGCAGCGGGGCAATGTTCTGGGTGCTCACTGTGTCTGGGTGGCTTTCGAGATGCCGAGGACTCAGGTGGAAACCAA gaCTGGGTGCATGGAGTTGGTGTCGATGGAAGATCAGGACGCCAGGGTCCCCGCCCTGGAACCGTACAGGGTGGAGCAG GCACCACCTGTAATCTACTATGTCCCTGACTTCATCtccaaggaagaggaagagtatTTGCTTCGACAG GTCTTCAATGCCCCAAAGCCAAAGTGGACCCAGCTCTCAGGGAGGAAGTTACAGAACTGGG GTGGGCTCCCCCATCCCCGGGGGATGGTTCCTGAGCGGCTGCCTCTGTGGCTCCAGCGCTACGTGGACAAAGTATCTGACCTCAGCCTTTTTGGGGGTCTCCCAGCCAACCACGTCCTTGTGAACCAGTATCTGCCTGGGGAGGGCATCATG CCCCACGAGGACGGGCCACTCTACTACCCGACCGTCAGCACCATCAGCCTGGGCTCCCACACCATGCTGGACCTCTACGAGCCGCGGCAGCCAAAGGATGATGACCCTGCCGAGCAG CCTCGGGCCCCGCCCCAGCCAGCCACCTCGCTGCTGCTGGAACCGCGCAGCCTGCTGGTGCTCCGAGGCACCGCCTACACGCGCCTCCTCCACGGCATCGCAGCTGCCCGCGTAGACGCGCTGGACGCCACCTCCCTGCCACCCAACGCCGCCGCCTGCCCGTCAGCGCGGCCCGGAGCCAGCCTGGTCCGTGGCACGCGCGTCTCGCTGACCATCCGCCGCGTGCCCCGCGTGCTGCGCACCGGCCTCCTGCTCAGCAAGTGA
- the ALKBH6 gene encoding alpha-ketoglutarate-dependent dioxygenase alkB homolog 6 isoform X3 yields MRRCGWSLGQRGNVLGAHCVWVAFEMPRTQVETKTGCMELVSMEDQDARVPALEPYRVEQAPPVIYYVPDFISKEEEEYLLRQVFNAPKPKWTQLSGRKLQNWGPHCPLPGGLPHPRGMVPERLPLWLQRYVDKVSDLSLFGGLPANHVLVNQYLPGEGIMPHEDGPLYYPTVSTISLGSHTMLDLYEPRQPKDDDPAEQPRAPPQPATSLLLEPRSLLVLRGTAYTRLLHGIAAARVDALDATSLPPNAAACPSARPGASLVRGTRVSLTIRRVPRVLRTGLLLSK; encoded by the exons ATGAGACGTTGTGGATGGAGTTTGGGGCAGCGGGGCAATGTTCTGGGTGCTCACTGTGTCTGGGTGGCTTTCGAGATGCCGAGGACTCAGGTGGAAACCAA gaCTGGGTGCATGGAGTTGGTGTCGATGGAAGATCAGGACGCCAGGGTCCCCGCCCTGGAACCGTACAGGGTGGAGCAG GCACCACCTGTAATCTACTATGTCCCTGACTTCATCtccaaggaagaggaagagtatTTGCTTCGACAG GTCTTCAATGCCCCAAAGCCAAAGTGGACCCAGCTCTCAGGGAGGAAGTTACAGAACTGGG GACCCCATTGCCCTCTCCCAGGTGGGCTCCCCCATCCCCGGGGGATGGTTCCTGAGCGGCTGCCTCTGTGGCTCCAGCGCTACGTGGACAAAGTATCTGACCTCAGCCTTTTTGGGGGTCTCCCAGCCAACCACGTCCTTGTGAACCAGTATCTGCCTGGGGAGGGCATCATG CCCCACGAGGACGGGCCACTCTACTACCCGACCGTCAGCACCATCAGCCTGGGCTCCCACACCATGCTGGACCTCTACGAGCCGCGGCAGCCAAAGGATGATGACCCTGCCGAGCAG CCTCGGGCCCCGCCCCAGCCAGCCACCTCGCTGCTGCTGGAACCGCGCAGCCTGCTGGTGCTCCGAGGCACCGCCTACACGCGCCTCCTCCACGGCATCGCAGCTGCCCGCGTAGACGCGCTGGACGCCACCTCCCTGCCACCCAACGCCGCCGCCTGCCCGTCAGCGCGGCCCGGAGCCAGCCTGGTCCGTGGCACGCGCGTCTCGCTGACCATCCGCCGCGTGCCCCGCGTGCTGCGCACCGGCCTCCTGCTCAGCAAGTGA